A single region of the Selenomonas sp. oral taxon 920 genome encodes:
- a CDS encoding TRAP transporter small permease, translated as MKKLVNGFAKVVEAFLVILMALMVLVVFMATVGRYSQLFAIPWSEEFARYCMIAIVYLGLMLASLQERHFIVELVPLIFRKSPRVILGVNVVVTVLLDAFAIFMASYGWDIVSKMLAQGKLSPMLKLPLGGLYALIPIGIVLMAVFYTYRTVEKLRAASAGAVPEDEKEATT; from the coding sequence ATGAAAAAATTGGTGAACGGTTTTGCGAAAGTCGTCGAAGCCTTTTTGGTTATCCTCATGGCGCTCATGGTTCTCGTCGTTTTTATGGCGACCGTTGGGCGGTACTCACAGCTCTTTGCCATCCCTTGGAGCGAGGAGTTTGCGCGCTACTGCATGATCGCCATCGTCTACCTCGGGTTGATGCTTGCATCCCTGCAGGAACGCCATTTCATTGTTGAGCTGGTACCGCTCATCTTTCGGAAATCGCCGCGTGTCATACTCGGGGTGAATGTCGTTGTTACGGTACTGCTCGATGCGTTTGCCATATTTATGGCAAGCTATGGTTGGGACATCGTATCGAAGATGCTTGCACAGGGGAAGCTCAGCCCCATGCTGAAACTCCCCCTCGGCGGTCTCTATGCGCTGATCCCTATCGGGATCGTGCTCATGGCGGTGTTCTATACCTATCGCACCGTGGAGAAGCTTCGCGCGGCATCCGCGGGGGCTGTGCCCGAGGATGAGAAGGAGGCGACGACCTGA
- a CDS encoding phosphogluconate dehydrogenase C-terminal domain-containing protein: MSKIKVAVIGAGGKMGTRTSNNLITKFPDKFDVKLVETYPPAVERIEKERGLSVTPVKEALDFADVVIFAVPDTMIRTLSAEYVPLLRPGTVFLILDPAAAVAKELTLRDDCTFGVAHPCHPSYFKWQKEEDAYLDRFGGEGGHQDIVMSKICGDDAKFDLAQETARCMYRADKAYIMTSEQIAFLEPTLVEILGASTLYAMAETVDEAVRRGIEREAAVSFLTGHIFNLSANFLGYLPGNPPVSDACKVAIGIGNRHVLRDDWKKIWEDDMLEKAIATMLHPENPKL; encoded by the coding sequence ATGAGCAAGATCAAGGTCGCAGTGATTGGTGCAGGCGGGAAGATGGGGACGCGCACCTCGAATAACCTCATCACGAAGTTCCCTGATAAATTTGATGTGAAACTGGTGGAGACTTATCCGCCTGCTGTCGAGCGCATTGAGAAGGAACGTGGCCTCTCGGTGACCCCCGTCAAGGAAGCCCTTGACTTCGCCGATGTCGTCATCTTCGCCGTGCCGGATACGATGATCCGGACACTTTCGGCAGAGTATGTGCCGCTCCTGCGCCCCGGTACGGTGTTTCTTATCCTCGATCCTGCGGCTGCAGTCGCCAAGGAGCTGACGCTGCGTGATGACTGCACTTTCGGGGTTGCCCATCCATGTCATCCATCTTATTTCAAGTGGCAGAAGGAAGAGGATGCATATCTTGACCGTTTTGGCGGCGAGGGCGGACATCAGGACATTGTCATGTCGAAAATATGCGGCGATGATGCAAAGTTCGATCTGGCACAGGAGACGGCACGCTGCATGTACCGTGCGGACAAGGCGTACATCATGACCTCCGAACAGATCGCGTTCCTCGAGCCGACACTCGTAGAGATCCTCGGCGCGAGCACGCTGTACGCGATGGCAGAGACGGTGGATGAGGCGGTGCGCCGCGGCATTGAACGAGAGGCAGCGGTCTCCTTCCTGACGGGACACATCTTCAATCTAAGTGCGAACTTCCTCGGCTATCTGCCGGGCAATCCGCCTGTCTCGGACGCCTGCAAGGTCGCCATTGGCATTGGCAATCGTCATGTGCTGCGCGACGACTGGAAGAAGATCTGGGAGGACGATATGCTTGAAAAGGCAATCGCCACGATGCTTCACCCTGAGAATCCCAAGCTTTGA
- a CDS encoding DctP family TRAP transporter solute-binding subunit: protein MLKRLTLLAMTMIMALTMIGCGGGDNGAAPKNQQKGDEVKLLGSETAKTHLKVGTTTAPDGHYVLGLIEMQKKLEELSGGTMTLDIYPNSALGGESDMLDNVSLGTQDMVLSSTGPIPTFSDATTNWGTLDLPYLFESREEAYKVLDGEIGKELLGEFKGTGVKAIGFWENGFRELTNNKKEIKTPADLAGMKIRTMENHVHMESYTDLGATPTAMAWGEIFSALQQGTVDGQENPLAIILTAKVYEVQKYISMIDLFYSPCVLMINEDTYNKFTDEQKKWFDEAAEYGKMKEREISKNIDDTARERLTAQGIVFTDVNKAEWMKATESVYQDSSLGIDQNLLSRIRAITGR from the coding sequence ATGTTGAAGCGACTGACACTCCTTGCCATGACGATGATTATGGCGCTCACAATGATTGGCTGCGGCGGCGGGGATAATGGTGCTGCGCCCAAAAATCAGCAGAAGGGCGATGAGGTGAAGCTCCTCGGCAGCGAAACGGCAAAGACACATCTCAAAGTCGGTACGACGACGGCGCCGGACGGACACTATGTCCTCGGTCTGATCGAGATGCAGAAGAAGCTCGAGGAGCTCTCGGGCGGCACGATGACGCTCGACATCTATCCGAACTCGGCGCTTGGCGGCGAGTCCGACATGCTCGACAATGTCTCTCTCGGCACGCAGGATATGGTGCTCTCCTCGACGGGTCCCATCCCGACGTTCTCGGATGCAACGACGAACTGGGGCACGCTCGACCTGCCGTACCTCTTCGAGTCGCGTGAGGAGGCATACAAGGTTCTGGACGGCGAAATTGGCAAGGAACTCCTAGGTGAATTCAAGGGCACGGGTGTCAAGGCGATCGGCTTCTGGGAGAACGGCTTCCGCGAGCTGACGAACAACAAGAAGGAGATCAAGACGCCGGCAGATCTCGCAGGCATGAAGATCCGCACGATGGAGAACCACGTCCATATGGAGAGCTACACGGATCTCGGAGCAACACCGACGGCAATGGCGTGGGGTGAGATTTTCTCCGCACTCCAGCAGGGCACCGTCGATGGGCAGGAGAATCCGCTTGCGATCATCCTGACGGCAAAGGTCTATGAGGTGCAGAAGTACATCTCGATGATCGATCTCTTCTACAGCCCCTGCGTACTCATGATCAATGAGGACACCTACAACAAGTTCACCGATGAGCAGAAGAAGTGGTTCGATGAGGCTGCGGAATACGGCAAGATGAAGGAGCGCGAGATCTCGAAGAATATCGACGATACGGCGCGTGAGCGTTTGACTGCACAGGGCATCGTATTCACAGATGTGAACAAGGCTGAGTGGATGAAGGCAACGGAGAGCGTCTATCAGGATTCCTCTCTCGGCATCGATCAGAATCTACTCTCCCGCATTCGCGCCATCACCGGCCGCTGA